Proteins encoded in a region of the Spiribacter sp. 1M189 genome:
- a CDS encoding ATP-binding cassette domain-containing protein, with translation MGHAAIETGNAPAVVARGLTRCYGAVNVVDGIDLDIEAGECFALLGPNGAGKTTTLRMLLGLTPPSAGEITVLGEPIPQRARAMRERAGIVPQFDNLDPDFSVRENLVTYGAYYGASRRQVEARMDELLRFAELTERADAPIQGLSGGMKRRLTLARALVNDPELLALDEPSTGLDPQARQHIWERLQTLRRQGRTLLLTTHYMEEAERLCDRAAIIDHGRIVACDSPTRLIREHIEPHVVELRGDLALHWSGGERDEADTGGAGSNAGDSAAAGAGDHPLAPLVAAGLRVEPVGETVLIYGSERDTLLDHVEALVGPGYLYRPASLEDVFLRLTGRELRD, from the coding sequence ATGGGGCATGCAGCGATTGAAACGGGCAACGCCCCGGCGGTGGTTGCCCGCGGTCTGACCCGTTGCTACGGCGCGGTCAATGTGGTCGATGGCATCGATCTTGATATCGAGGCCGGTGAGTGTTTTGCCCTCCTCGGCCCCAACGGAGCGGGCAAGACCACCACGCTGCGCATGCTCCTGGGCCTCACCCCACCCAGCGCGGGTGAGATCACGGTACTGGGCGAGCCGATCCCGCAGCGGGCCCGGGCCATGCGCGAGCGGGCCGGCATTGTGCCGCAGTTCGATAATCTCGATCCGGATTTCAGCGTACGGGAGAATCTGGTCACCTACGGCGCCTATTACGGCGCCAGTCGCCGACAGGTCGAGGCCCGTATGGACGAACTGCTGCGGTTTGCCGAGCTGACCGAGCGCGCCGATGCGCCGATCCAGGGCCTCTCCGGGGGCATGAAGCGGCGCCTGACACTGGCCCGTGCCCTGGTCAATGATCCAGAACTGCTCGCGCTGGACGAGCCAAGCACCGGCCTCGATCCGCAGGCGCGACAGCATATCTGGGAACGTCTCCAGACCCTTCGCCGGCAGGGCCGAACGCTGCTGCTGACCACGCACTATATGGAAGAGGCGGAGCGGCTCTGCGATCGGGCCGCCATCATCGACCACGGCCGCATCGTTGCCTGCGACAGCCCGACGCGGTTGATCCGCGAGCATATCGAGCCGCATGTGGTAGAGCTACGCGGTGATCTCGCCTTGCATTGGAGTGGCGGCGAGCGCGATGAAGCGGACACGGGTGGTGCAGGCAGCAATGCTGGCGACAGTGCTGCGGCTGGGGCCGGTGACCATCCCCTTGCACCGCTCGTGGCCGCTGGCCTGCGCGTTGAGCCGGTTGGCGAGACGGTACTCATCTACGGGAGCGAGCGCGACACCCTGCTTGATCACGTCGAGGCGCTGGTGGGGCCGGGTTATCTGTACCGCCCGGCAAGCCTTGAGGATGTTTTCCTGCGCCTG
- a CDS encoding efflux RND transporter permease subunit — protein MKFTDIFIQRPVLATVISLLILLAGVRSLEMLEVREYPSTEKTVVTVSTSYPGADSQLIQGFITQPLQQAIAEANGIDYITSESRQGLSTIEVNMELNYDANAAVSEIQAKVASQRNVLPAASQDPVIESSTGDQTALMYLAIYSEDVPVPEITDFVNRVLQPQVQALPGVAKARVFGRSPAMRIWLDPDRMAALNVTATEVREVLQQNNYQAGIGNTKGPYTRINLSATTDIADPDQFRQLVVREENGTIIRLDDVAATEFGSETYSSAAWYRGQPSVFIAVEQAPGANPLTVAGRVSDELPDLRRQLPEGIQLALPYDASEFIQDSINEVLTTILEAVLIVLVVIFLTIGSIRAAIVPSIAVPLSLIGAAAIMLALGYSLNLLTLLSMVLAIGLVVDDAIIVVENVHRHIEEGHSRFDAAIMGARELAVPIIAMTTTLLAVYAPIGFMGGLVGTLFSEFAFTLAGAVLISGIVALTFSPMVSSKVLKPGGNQGRFEKMVENFFEGLASGYKRVLNGLLDTKSVLVFFGIVVLASNYFMFTMSQSELAPTEDQGILFFQGSAPRTANFDYLSKFAELYQDEAESIPEYSETFMIIGGLSPDTVFGGFKMVPNKDRERGIGAIQQEVNAKFTPNPGFDTAVFPPPSLPGSGGGLPVQFVLTTSASYEALDTRATELIGQAMQSGNFLFLKKSTEFDRPMTTIEVDRDKAADLGITMAEIGGNLSSMLGGGYVNRFNLDGRSYKVIPQVDRPYRLNAEMLEDYYIETSAGEKVPLSSLVSLSHSVVPSSRNQFQQLNSVTLEGIPTPGVPLGDALGYLDQLASQNLPASYNVDYTGQSRQFVNQGSALVVTFFLSIVVIYLVLAAQFESWRDPLIILVSVPLSIAGALAFITLGFATVNIYTQVGLITLIGVVAKNGILIVEFANNLQLKKGFDKRKAVEEAAAIRLRPIIMTSLALIMAMVPLLIATGAGAVSRFDIGLTIATGLGIGTVFTLFVLPAFYVLLARDHNAHKRDVAAT, from the coding sequence ATGAAGTTTACCGACATATTCATCCAGCGACCCGTACTGGCGACGGTGATCAGTCTGCTGATCCTGCTCGCCGGCGTGCGGTCGCTGGAGATGCTCGAGGTGCGCGAATACCCCTCCACCGAGAAAACCGTGGTCACCGTGTCCACGAGCTATCCGGGCGCGGACAGCCAGCTCATCCAGGGCTTCATCACGCAGCCGCTGCAGCAGGCGATCGCCGAGGCCAATGGCATCGACTACATCACCTCGGAGAGCCGTCAGGGCCTGTCCACCATTGAAGTCAACATGGAGCTCAACTATGACGCCAACGCGGCCGTCTCCGAGATCCAGGCCAAGGTGGCCAGTCAGCGCAATGTGCTGCCCGCGGCGTCTCAGGATCCGGTGATCGAGTCCAGCACCGGTGACCAGACGGCGCTGATGTACCTCGCCATCTACAGCGAGGACGTGCCGGTCCCGGAGATCACCGATTTCGTCAACCGCGTGCTGCAGCCGCAGGTCCAGGCCCTCCCCGGCGTGGCCAAGGCGCGGGTGTTCGGCCGCTCGCCGGCCATGCGCATATGGCTTGACCCCGACCGGATGGCGGCGCTCAACGTCACCGCCACCGAGGTGCGCGAGGTCCTGCAGCAGAACAACTATCAGGCCGGTATCGGCAACACCAAGGGCCCGTATACCCGCATCAATCTCTCGGCGACCACGGATATCGCCGATCCGGACCAGTTCAGGCAACTCGTCGTGCGCGAGGAGAACGGCACGATCATCCGGCTGGATGACGTGGCGGCCACCGAGTTCGGCTCCGAGACCTATTCATCGGCGGCCTGGTATCGGGGCCAGCCTTCGGTGTTCATTGCCGTTGAGCAGGCACCGGGCGCGAACCCACTCACCGTGGCCGGCCGGGTGAGCGATGAGCTGCCCGACCTCCGCCGGCAGCTGCCGGAAGGCATCCAGCTCGCACTGCCCTACGACGCCAGCGAGTTCATCCAGGATTCTATCAATGAGGTGCTCACCACCATTCTGGAGGCGGTGCTCATCGTCCTGGTGGTCATCTTCCTGACCATCGGTTCGATCCGGGCGGCCATCGTCCCTTCCATCGCGGTCCCGCTTTCGCTCATTGGCGCCGCGGCCATCATGCTGGCGCTGGGCTATTCGCTGAACCTGCTCACGCTGCTGTCGATGGTGCTGGCGATCGGCCTGGTGGTGGATGACGCCATCATCGTGGTGGAGAACGTCCACCGGCACATCGAAGAAGGTCACAGCCGCTTCGATGCGGCCATCATGGGGGCGCGTGAGCTCGCCGTGCCGATCATTGCCATGACCACCACCCTGCTGGCGGTTTATGCGCCGATCGGTTTCATGGGCGGGCTTGTCGGCACGCTGTTCAGCGAATTCGCGTTCACGCTGGCGGGGGCGGTGCTGATCTCCGGCATCGTGGCATTGACCTTCTCTCCGATGGTCTCCTCCAAGGTGCTCAAGCCCGGCGGCAACCAGGGCCGCTTCGAGAAGATGGTGGAAAACTTCTTCGAGGGCCTGGCGAGCGGATACAAGCGGGTCCTGAACGGCCTGCTCGATACCAAGAGCGTGCTGGTGTTCTTCGGCATCGTGGTCCTCGCGTCCAACTACTTCATGTTCACGATGAGCCAGAGCGAGCTGGCTCCCACCGAGGATCAGGGCATCCTCTTCTTCCAGGGCTCGGCGCCGCGGACGGCCAACTTCGACTATCTGTCAAAATTCGCCGAGCTCTACCAGGACGAGGCAGAGAGCATCCCGGAATACAGCGAGACGTTCATGATCATCGGTGGCCTCTCGCCGGATACCGTCTTCGGTGGCTTCAAGATGGTGCCCAACAAGGATCGTGAACGGGGCATCGGGGCGATTCAGCAGGAGGTGAATGCCAAATTCACGCCTAACCCCGGCTTCGACACCGCCGTGTTCCCGCCGCCCAGCCTGCCCGGCTCCGGCGGCGGTCTGCCGGTACAGTTCGTGCTGACGACTTCCGCGAGCTACGAGGCGCTCGACACCCGGGCAACAGAGCTCATCGGCCAGGCGATGCAGAGCGGCAATTTTCTGTTCCTGAAGAAATCCACGGAATTCGACCGGCCGATGACCACCATCGAGGTCGACCGGGACAAGGCCGCGGATCTGGGCATCACCATGGCCGAGATCGGCGGCAACCTCTCCAGCATGCTGGGTGGCGGCTATGTGAACCGCTTCAATCTGGATGGCCGCAGCTACAAGGTCATCCCTCAGGTGGACCGACCCTATCGGCTCAACGCCGAAATGCTGGAGGACTACTACATCGAGACGTCCGCAGGCGAGAAAGTGCCGCTATCGAGTCTTGTGTCGCTCAGCCATTCCGTGGTGCCCAGCTCACGCAATCAGTTCCAGCAGCTCAACTCCGTGACACTGGAGGGTATCCCGACGCCGGGTGTTCCCCTGGGTGATGCCCTGGGGTATCTCGATCAGCTCGCAAGCCAGAACCTGCCGGCGAGTTACAACGTCGACTACACCGGTCAGTCGCGGCAGTTCGTCAATCAGGGCAGCGCCCTGGTGGTGACCTTCTTCCTGTCCATTGTGGTCATCTACCTGGTCCTCGCCGCCCAGTTCGAGAGCTGGCGTGATCCGCTGATCATCCTGGTGTCGGTGCCCCTGAGTATCGCCGGCGCGCTGGCATTCATCACCCTCGGCTTCGCCACGGTGAACATCTATACCCAGGTGGGGCTGATCACGCTGATCGGCGTGGTGGCGAAGAACGGCATCCTGATCGTGGAGTTCGCCAACAATCTGCAGCTCAAAAAGGGCTTCGATAAGCGCAAGGCGGTGGAGGAGGCGGCAGCGATCCGGCTGCGGCCGATCATCATGACCTCGCTGGCACTGATCATGGCCATGGTGCCGCTGCTGATCGCCACCGGCGCCGGTGCGGTCAGTCGCTTCGACATCGGCCTGACCATCGCCACGGGGCTTGGCATCGGCACGGTGTTCACGCTGTTCGTACTGCCGGCGTTCTACGTGCTCCTGGCGCGGGATCACAATGCCCACAAGCGGGATGTGGCAGCCACCTGA
- a CDS encoding efflux RND transporter periplasmic adaptor subunit — translation MKVFIRFLIALLLLGGIFGGIFGYKYFVQMQAGGPGGPQAANVVATEVQSEKWQGQQSAVGSLTAVDSVAVSTEVAGIIQSLNFDSGERVATGDILLELDKAVDRAELQGLQSEAELARIQFERSEDLLPQRAISQSEFDEARARLDSANAAVESQQARIRQKTIRAPFDGVLGLRRVSVGQFLAPGSDIVELRRLDPIYADFNMPERFLPDLSMGQSIQVRTSAFDQVFTGKITAIDTGINNQTRAIPVRATLDNADGNLRPGMFARVTLLEPTERNVLTIPRTAVSFNTYGDFVLRIKEQDQGMVTERIQIQTGEIRDGRVSVTKGLEAGDRIVAAGLIKVRPGQPVTIDKTVEMNPAEVTGR, via the coding sequence ATGAAAGTCTTCATCCGCTTCCTTATCGCCCTGCTGCTATTGGGCGGAATCTTCGGGGGCATTTTCGGCTACAAATACTTCGTGCAGATGCAGGCTGGCGGGCCTGGCGGGCCGCAGGCGGCCAATGTCGTTGCCACCGAGGTGCAGAGCGAGAAGTGGCAGGGGCAGCAGAGCGCCGTGGGCAGCCTCACCGCGGTCGACAGCGTGGCGGTGAGCACGGAGGTGGCCGGCATCATCCAGTCGCTCAACTTCGACTCGGGTGAACGTGTCGCCACGGGCGATATCCTGCTGGAGCTGGACAAGGCAGTGGATCGGGCGGAGCTCCAGGGCCTGCAGAGCGAGGCGGAGCTCGCCCGCATCCAGTTCGAGCGCTCCGAGGACCTGTTGCCGCAGCGGGCGATCTCGCAGTCGGAATTCGACGAGGCGCGGGCCCGACTCGACAGTGCCAACGCCGCGGTAGAGAGCCAGCAGGCCAGGATCCGGCAGAAGACCATTCGTGCACCCTTCGACGGCGTGCTGGGACTGCGCCGGGTCAGCGTCGGTCAATTCCTCGCCCCGGGCAGCGATATCGTGGAGCTGCGGCGCCTCGATCCGATCTATGCCGACTTCAACATGCCGGAGCGGTTCCTGCCGGATCTGTCCATGGGACAGTCCATTCAGGTTCGCACCAGCGCCTTCGATCAGGTCTTCACCGGCAAGATCACCGCGATCGACACGGGTATCAATAACCAGACCCGGGCGATACCGGTCCGGGCGACGCTGGACAACGCCGACGGCAATCTGCGGCCGGGCATGTTTGCGCGGGTGACACTGCTCGAACCCACCGAGCGCAATGTGCTGACGATTCCGCGCACCGCGGTGAGCTTCAACACCTACGGCGATTTCGTGCTGCGGATCAAGGAACAGGACCAGGGCATGGTCACCGAGCGGATACAGATCCAGACCGGCGAGATTCGTGACGGCCGAGTGTCGGTCACCAAGGGGCTCGAGGCGGGTGATCGGATCGTGGCCGCAGGCCTGATCAAGGTACGGCCTGGCCAGCCGGTGACCATCGACAAGACGGTGGAAATGAACCCCGCCGAGGTGACCGGGCGATGA
- a CDS encoding universal stress protein: MIRDILVYLSDDGHEADHVASAADLAAAHEAHLIGLAVAEPLAAHAEYLPPEALERYREAWQTRNRRLEQVFREVSGHHGLSTEWRSVEDLRVDRSTVDVIAMQARYADLLVLGQVDPDRPADLIPADLPGQAAVMAGRPVLALPYAWERRPIGRRVIIGWDGERESARAVSDALPLLRRADNVQVVVVGSQHGPHDRHGDLPGADIAAHLARHGVPVEASSQGRSEIPVADALLSAAADSDADLLVMGAYGRSRFREMVLGGTTRRILGEMTLPVLMAH; encoded by the coding sequence ATGATTCGGGATATCCTGGTCTATTTGAGTGATGACGGCCACGAGGCCGATCATGTGGCCTCGGCCGCGGATCTGGCCGCCGCCCATGAGGCCCATCTCATCGGCCTCGCCGTGGCGGAACCGCTCGCGGCCCATGCCGAATACCTTCCGCCGGAGGCACTGGAGCGCTATCGGGAGGCCTGGCAGACCCGCAACCGTCGGCTTGAACAGGTGTTTCGCGAGGTCAGCGGGCATCACGGCCTCAGCACCGAGTGGCGCTCGGTGGAGGACCTGCGGGTGGACCGCAGCACGGTGGATGTCATCGCCATGCAGGCCCGGTATGCCGATCTGCTGGTGCTCGGCCAGGTGGATCCCGACCGACCGGCCGACCTGATCCCCGCCGATCTGCCCGGACAGGCGGCGGTTATGGCGGGTCGCCCCGTGCTCGCCCTGCCCTATGCCTGGGAGCGGCGACCGATCGGGCGACGGGTGATCATCGGCTGGGATGGCGAGCGCGAGTCGGCCCGCGCGGTGAGCGATGCGCTGCCCCTGCTGCGGCGCGCCGACAATGTGCAGGTGGTGGTCGTTGGCAGTCAGCACGGGCCGCACGACCGTCATGGCGATCTGCCGGGCGCCGACATCGCCGCCCATCTCGCCCGCCACGGCGTGCCGGTGGAGGCCTCCAGCCAGGGTAGGAGCGAGATCCCGGTGGCCGACGCGCTGCTATCCGCCGCCGCGGACAGCGATGCCGATCTGTTGGTCATGGGGGCTTACGGCCGATCGCGCTTCCGCGAGATGGTGCTCGGTGGCACCACCCGCCGCATCCTCGGCGAGATGACCCTGCCGGTGCTGATGGCGCATTGA